The genomic stretch AGCATTCCGCCAGAATGAGGAACTGAATCAGAGGCAAGCAAATCTAGTTTattacatagcaaagaggttGTTGAAgcatcaatctccttcatgttttacagattgtaatttacttttcaatatttatctttctgtaatttcttgaggtAAAAGGCTGAATGAGAGAGTCATTGAAAGAGCATACGAgtggaaaaaggcagagagatACACATGAgtgaaaagcctagagttatttcagatttctttaggtagattctgtgtcttgtatcttgtacttgtgaggtatccctttcttagttgggttagtactaagagtgaagagttaggtattagcataaccaagtcaagttaggttagaacttgagagTGAAAGGATTGTGTCAATCCTGTGGAATAGGTGTATATAATACTTTAACTATAGTGGAAATTCCACCATTGTTGTGGTGGAGACTGAACgtaggttgcattgcacaagGCAACTGAATCAGGATACATGATGGTGTCagcttctttcttctttgctctattctgttttctgatatattcatgagacaaaaataaattgtctcataaattttccgctgctgagttcaaacagaatcagaattgaaAGTTTGTTTTAAAGGGTTATTTCAGTAACATAAAAGAAGGTCATAGATTCAAcactccattctctaagccttCTACAACCTTCACACATACATAAGAATTTGATAATATAATTTGTAAAATATCAGTATCTCTCCGGAGTCCAAATGAATTTTTATCATCCTCTACAATCTGACCTTTTTTTTTACTTCAAATTCTTAGAttctataaataaaaaaaattgctactaaatttaaaaaaattgttcatTTTATATATTAGAGTGTATTTGAAAAGTTTTTTGACGtgagaaaataattttattatattacaaatattttatttaaaatttaatttcgtGTTTTGAaatgattttaatatatttgtagaatttaatttaattttttaatttaaaataatttttatattagtgaaattctcttattttaaaactttacttttgaaaaaattatttttactaaacaCTCACTTATAAATAGGAATATTTTTGACAtttcaaatattaaatttgGATCTTATaagaatttatttaaaaattatatctctttttatttaatttataaatgaTAAAGATATGAGAATTCTCAAATGAAGTAAAAGTCTAAAACTACTCATTTTTATGCGTTTCAAAACAAGGGgggaaattttatttttaagtaaATTCTAATTTAGTGTtccaaataaattttaaaaaataaaaattttaatctctTAGTCTTACAACAGTTTAATTATAACTATCATCTGACAATattatgataaattaaaaaaatataattaaattttttatttattttaaaactgTAATACAagtcaaagaaaaataaagaatctTCTATAAAAATAGCTTTGAATTGCTAACCTTAATTAGTTTTCCATTTATGGGAATTAAACTATCAACCATAAATTCTTGGTAGCCCATCAATGTTAGCCTAGGTAACTGTTGCAAAGGTACATTATACATAATTACATAGTCTATAGTCTATAGATATAGCATATAGGATCCTTACACTTAAATGGGACCAGCACACACCACAACTGAAAGTTACAACATTTTTCtcaaaatgttaaaaaaaaatctactaattcatttttttaccTCTCTGTTCACCCTTTGTCATAGCCCATTTTTAGCCATGGAATTTAGCATGGATATCCACGTCATCACACACAATATGCCTGACATTTCTGTTTCCTTTCATTTTGGTACATACAACCTACACACCCATACTCCATGATTGAATAAAACTACAGAATTATACCCTATGTAAATACTTCACTTTTAttgtaataaataataatttttttttactttttgaaTTTCTGAATAgtttgttaataaaaaaaaacattatgacagctaaaaaaaatctttattaaatattatcaaaaaatataatatttatcaGTAAATAATATAATGTATATGATAACatagtattttattttacttgtaaATAATCATCTCAAAACTAAAACATATACATACACATATATTAGAGAAGTGAACCAAATTtacaataattatatatttatattaatttttaataaataacaaCTAACAAACACCATAAATTTTAACCCCATCCATAAGTTtacatttctttctttctttgtttttttgcGGCATTTTTTGTAAAAATCATGACCCTCACATCCCTCACATTATCCTCTAACCACCACCATCTTCTTCCATTCTCCTCCGTGCGCCACTGCCGCCGCCACCACCAACTACGAACCTCCGACACAACCCTCTTTGCTCCACCACAACACtggaacaacaacaacaacagcagcCTTAGCTTTGTGAAGCAGACAACAACGAAAGACACTTCTCATAATAATGTCCGGTTTTTGtgctctcctcctcctcttcttgcTGTTCCCGTCAGCTTGAGTCAAAGGGTATCCAGGTTTGTTGTGCCACGTGGCGTTCCTGTGGATGATCTTTTCTACAATGGCGGAGCCACCGTGGCTGTTCTTGGTGGCGCTTATGCTCTTGTGTCTGCTTTTGATGCTCTCACTCATAGGAACATTCTCAACCAGGTATGACCCTCAAAGTTCACAGCTTCATTGCTTGCATGTGCTCAATGAAGAAGGCCAATGAATCCATTTATGTTTGAATTTGGGTTTTTGTTTGGTGATGAGCAAAATTGAGCTTGTTGCATTTGGATATGAAAATTGGTTGCAGGGTTTGAGCAGAAAACTGGTCCATATAATGTCCGGTTTGCTTTTTCTAGCTTCTTGGCCAATTTTCAGGTACCcattttttaattctaataaAGATTAAATCTTTAATTTGACATTCATTGTGGTGGGAGTTGGCCTATTGGAGGGTTTCTGTTAATTGGGAAAAATCACTGTATGATGAGTGGTTGCAAATGTTTCTCGAACGCacattaaaaagttattttgATTGGTTTGTTTGAAGGCGGAGACTCACACGCAGTTATGTCTTCGTGCGAAATTGATAGTTAAAAActattagataataatttagtcaaatatgtcaaatcatctaaacgttttcaactatcaacttcatcttgtttgaatttgaaagttcTAATGCTGATGCTATTAATGGTAGGATAGCAACTCCACTGAGGCTCGTTACTTTGCTGCATTTGTTCCATTTGTGAACCTTTTGAGGCTTTTGGTGAATGGTCTCTCACTGGCTTCTGATGAAGGACTGATTAAATCCGTGACTAGAGAAGGAGATCCCAAGTAATTGTTGtccttattcaatttaattcattgTCACGTTTTGTTGGCTTTATTTGGTTCAATGAAGTAGTTGTAGAAAGCAATGGACAAGTTCTTAAGCATTTATTGTTCATTACTCACCATTTCATACATGCAGAGAATTGCTGAGGGGTCCCCTGTATTATGTTCTGATGCTGATGTTATGTGCTCTTGTTTTCTGGCGTGAGTCTCCAATTGGGGTGGTCTCGTTGGCAATGATGTGTGGAGGGGATGGTATTTTCACAACAACTTTGTAATAttttgcaatttaaattttgtcttttAGTTACCAATTTGTCTAATTCAGACTTTGGTGAATTTATGGTGTTTTTTCACCAGGTGTAGCTGATATCCTTGGTAGAAGATTTGGATCCATGAAAATTCCATACAATCAGAAGAAGAGTTGGGCTGGTAGCATATCCATGCTTGTCTTTGGATTCTTGGTTTCAATAGGGTGTGTTACATGCTTCTTATCTAACTCTTTTCAATGGCTCATCCTTAAACGCTCTTTACTAAGTAACAAGTGCTATACTCCTTGTTAAATAAACAAATCTTAACTCTCCATTTATTATATTTCATCTCAATGACTCAGATTTAAAATTTGGAACTTCGGCTTAGGTTTAGAATTTAAGGTTTTGGATTTCAGAATTTTAGTGTCTAGAGTTTATTATTTATGGTTAATGATTTAAGGTTTAAGTTTTAAACTTTAGAGTTCAAAGTGTGTTGCACTCTTTATTTTCTCCAAAACGCATTAACATTCAACACAATGACACATATTTTCTTGCACTTGCCAAAAAAAAGTTTTATACAGAAATCTAATCATATATTGCcacatctcaaaataattatcTTTCAAAAGGCCAtctaaatttgattatttaacAATGTAAAAAGTGTATTAAAATTGAACTGGTATATAATTTGCTAATGTTGCATGCAGGATGCTGTACTATTATTCAGTAGCAGGACTAATGCAGTTAAATTGGGAGAGCACAGTGACAAGAGTTGCTGTTGTTTCATTAGTGGCAACAATTGTAGAGTCCCTTCCAGTTACTAAGGTGGTAGACGACAACATATCTGTTCCACTAGCTACCATGGCAGTGGCATCTTTCACTTTCAGCCATTGACTTCATGGAATGGATCTGATGAAGTGGCATGCATACCCtttttccctttccctttttgtTTTCCACTGCGCTCTAAGAAATAAATGTTGCCAGTGTTTACAATCATTTACCAGATTGGAAAGGGATTATATTTGTATAGGAGAAAACAGATGTCATGTCATGGAGGCTTTTTAATGAGATGGGAAATTGGGAAGGGATAAagttttcttcttttcccttttttttttctaatttaagtttttttttttttatagatcTTTTGGTATTATTCTTGTTTTCTTTAAAGGACTCGTATCTTTTGTTTATTCAACGGCTATAgtttaatcccaaatcttcaacataattcaaaactatttttaatatttagagATCTGAGTTACCACTTACCAGGACATGTAGCTGAATTTTAACCATAAATAGTTAATATTATTCAATAccttatattttataattatactacatgtatactaaaattagtcgCTAAAGTTAACTACAAGTATAAAATACATGATggaatataaatacacattaaaaataaattaaatcatatatatatttatacacaaatacattaatggctgattttagtgtacaaatagtatttttgtatattatataATGATACTAGAAAAAATTTAATCTCGGtgaaattttcataatttgtttgattttaaagtGGAATATCATCTTGCTCTATTTTTCTCTAAGCTATATTCATAGCAAACTTTGTTTCTGGGTTGAGATTAGTTTTGAGAATAAAATATGATGTCTGAAAGTAAGACACTTTGCTGAGTTG from Arachis stenosperma cultivar V10309 chromosome 9, arast.V10309.gnm1.PFL2, whole genome shotgun sequence encodes the following:
- the LOC130951429 gene encoding probable phytol kinase 1, chloroplastic isoform X2, whose amino-acid sequence is MTLTSLTLSSNHHHLLPFSSVRHCRRHHQLRTSDTTLFAPPQHWNNNNNSSLSFVKQTTTKDTSHNNVRFLCSPPPLLAVPVSLSQRVSRFVVPRGVPVDDLFYNGGATVAVLGGAYALVSAFDALTHRNILNQDSNSTEARYFAAFVPFVNLLRLLVNGLSLASDEGLIKSVTREGDPKELLRGPLYYVLMLMLCALVFWRESPIGVVSLAMMCGGDGVADILGRRFGSMKIPYNQKKSWAGSISMLVFGFLVSIGMLYYYSVAGLMQLNWESTVTRVAVVSLVATIVESLPVTKVVDDNISVPLATMAVASFTFSH
- the LOC130951429 gene encoding probable phytol kinase 1, chloroplastic isoform X1; translated protein: MTLTSLTLSSNHHHLLPFSSVRHCRRHHQLRTSDTTLFAPPQHWNNNNNSSLSFVKQTTTKDTSHNNVRFLCSPPPLLAVPVSLSQRVSRFVVPRGVPVDDLFYNGGATVAVLGGAYALVSAFDALTHRNILNQGLSRKLVHIMSGLLFLASWPIFSNSTEARYFAAFVPFVNLLRLLVNGLSLASDEGLIKSVTREGDPKELLRGPLYYVLMLMLCALVFWRESPIGVVSLAMMCGGDGVADILGRRFGSMKIPYNQKKSWAGSISMLVFGFLVSIGMLYYYSVAGLMQLNWESTVTRVAVVSLVATIVESLPVTKVVDDNISVPLATMAVASFTFSH